From the genome of Thermosynechococcus sp. NK55a:
TTCCTGTTGCCGCCGCTGGCGATCGCGCTGCCTGTTGAACCTCCACTAATTGCTGCCCTGCCCCAAGGGAATGCCATTACTGATCCCAAAGCCCTGCTCCGTTGGGCCTTACCTATTGACAATCCAACGGTGCGAGAACTGCAAAAGGACCTGGAACAAATCTCTTTTTGGGTGCGGGGCAAACAGTGGTCAAAAATTGCCAGCAACATCAGCAAGGCGAAAACTATTATCCGCGATCGCGCCGATGAACTCCTCCAGAGGATCCCTGCCGAGAAACAGGAAGCGGCCAAAACCCTCTTAGCAGAGTTAGAGACTTCCCTCGATACACTTCAGGAAGCCGCCAAAGCCAAAGATCGCAGCCAACTCTTACCCGCTAAAGCCGCCGCCCTCGACAAAGTGGGGGAGTTGGAGGCCATGATGGTGCAAAACTTTAGCTACACCCCTCCCAAAGGCTATGAGCACTTGCCGCGATTGTTGGGTCGCGCCACTGTAGAGATGGAAACTAGCAAAGGCAAGCTCACAATAGTTGTCGATGGCTACAGTGCCCCCCTGACCGCTGGCAACTTTGTGGACTTGGTACAACGCCACTTCTACGATGGCCTACCCTTTACCCGTGCTGAGGAATCCTATGTGCTGCAGGCAGGGGATCCACCGGGACCAGAGGTTGGCTTTATCGATCCCAAGACCAATCAATACCGCGCCATTCCCTTAGAAATTCTTGTGGAGGGAGATAAGTATCCCCTCTATGGCATTACCCTTGAGGATGCGGGTCGTTACCTAGACCACCCCGTGTTGCCCTTTTCCGCCTATGGTACGGTTGCCCTAGCGCGTCCCAACGATGATCCCAATGGTGGTTCGTCGCAATTTTTCTTTTTGCTCTTTGAACCTGAACTGACCCCAGCAGGATTAAATCTCTTGGACGGCCGTTATGCTGTCTTTGGCTATGTTGTCGAAGGAGAAGAAACTCTGCGGCAACTGCGCCAAGGGGATAAAATTCTCTCAGCCAAGGTTGTAGATGGACTTGAACATCTGGTGCAGCCCACCTAGGCTCCCTACTAATTAAAACAGCGTGAAAAGTTATTCAGTGACTAGGGGTATTGTGAACAATCAGCCAAAATTACTTGATCCCTTAAGCATTGCTCCCACCCGACCAAAACCACGACTAAGCATCGGCATGCCAGTATATAATGGTGCCAAATTTATTCGTGACGCTCTCAATTCATTGTTAGGGCAAAGCTTTACCGATTTTGAACTGATCATCTCAGATAATGCCTCAACGGACGAGACCGAGGCCATCTGCCGAGAATACGCAGCAAAAGACAGCCGGATAAGGTATATCCGCCAAACGCACAACATGGGTGCAGCTGCCAACTTTAAGTATGTTCTAGATCAAGCAGTTGCCGAATACTTCATGTGGGCCACTGCAGACGATGTATGGGATAGGGATTGGATTGCTGCACTCTTGCCTATAGCCGTTGAAAATTCTTGCCTTGCATTCGGCAGTATCCGAACGATAGATGAAGTCGGTAACTTAATTAGCCACCCTGCAAGCAACGGCACTTTCACTTATTCTGGAAGTAAACTATTGCGTCGCCTAAAGTACGCACTAGAGCCTAATTTTTTGGGAAAAGCCAATCCAATCTACGGGATTTTTCCAAAAAAAGTTATAAGCGATGACGCAATGAACATCCTTTCCTCGGGACTCTATGCTGCCGATACGCATTTCTTGTACTATATCCTAGGGAAGTGCAACATTAAGTCAACTAAAGAGGTGTTTCTCTATAAGAGAATTCACAATCTATGTTCTGGCAACCAAGAATATTCAGATCTTGACCGTGCTGTCGCTAACTTGAGAGGTTACGGAGTGCAGAGTAGCATCCTCGAGCGTATTCTTTTGGTGTCTCTTCTGCCAGTTGCTCCACGACTTTACGGTATGTTCGTCCAGGTGAAGCGCTATATTGCTATATTGAAGACGCGATGTTTTTGAACTCTAAGGTATGATCATTATCATTGCTCAGTTGTACTGCAGAATTGGCACCCAGATGTTTCAGTACGCAGCAAGTATTGACCTTAGCGCTCCAGAAAATGTGCCATTGCGCTTCGAGACTTGAATGGCTTGACCGACTGTGTTTGAACTGGGGATTGAATTTGGGCTGCGTATTCAGCCTTGATTTCCACACTTAAACCCATTGAGACGCAGCAGTTGCTTGATCTCTCTGTGCGCCCACTGGTACACCCTCTGTTCGATACGACCAAGCCCAACGGCATGCCCAGAAAGTCTTGGATATAAGTCGGTCATAAATCTCGTCGTATTCTTGTGCTGATGTCCTTTGCTTGCCTTTACTAACGGGCTTATTCTATCATATTGATGCTACAGCGATTAAGCAAATCAATAATGAAAGCTGTTATTCTTGCCGGCGGCTTAGGCACCCGCATCTCCGAGGAAACTCATCTTAAACCAAAGCCGATGATTGAAATTGGCGGTAGGCCCATTCTGTGGCATATCATGAAAATCTACGCCGCCCACGGTGTAAACGATTTTGTAATCTGCTGTGGCTACAAGGGATACCTGATCAAGGAATACTTCGCCAATTATTTCCTTCACATGTCGGACGTCACCTTCGACATGACGCACAACACCATGGAAGTCCACAAGCGCCAGGCCGAACCGTGGCGGGTGACGCTCGTCGATACGGGTGAGCAGACGCTGACCGGCGGTCGCTTGAAACGTGTTGCGGCTTACGTCGAAAATGAAAAAGCGTTTTGCTTTACCTATGGCGATGGCTTGGCTGACATCGACCTGACGCAGGAGATCGCTTTCCATCTGCGGCATGGAAAACTTGCCACAGTGGCGGCGGTCCAGCCACCGGGCCGCTACGGCGCGCTTCAGATGGAGGGGAACAGGGTCTGTGGGTTTACGGAAAAGCCGCGGGGGGACGGCGGCTACATCAATGGAGGCTTTTTCATCCTATCGCCAAAGTGTTTGGACCTCATCGCCGGGGATCAAACCAGTTTTGAAGGTGAACCGCTCGCTCAGCTTGCCCAGATGGGCGAATTGGTGGCATTTGTTCACGAGGGCTTTTGGCAGCCCATGGATACCTTGCGCGACAAAAACCATCTGGAGGAGCTGTGGAATTCGGGCAAGGCGCCTTGGAAGATTTGGGAATGAACATGGGGTTTTGGCAAGGCAGGCGGGTGTTGGTCACCGGCCACACTGGCTTTAAGGGCAGCTGGCTCTCCCTATGGCTGCGCGAGCTGGGTGCCACACTATGCGGTCTGGCCTTGCCGCCTGCCACGCAGCCATCCCTCTTCGAACTGACCGGCATCGGCGAAGATATCGAAGGCCATATGGTCGATATCCGGGACGCAAATGCTGTAGCGACTCGGATTCGGTGCTTTGCACCCGAGATCGTTTTCCATTTGGCTGCCCAGCCGCTGGTGCGGGCCAGTTACATTGACCCCTTGGGCACCTTCTCCAGCAATATCATGGGCACCGCCCATGTGCTGGATGCCCTGCGTGGTCTGGATTCGGTGCGTGTTGCCGTCATGGTGACCACCGATAAGGTTTATGAAAATCGCGAGTGGCCCTACCCCTACCGTGAAACGGATCCCCTGGGCGGCCATGACCCCTACAGTGCGAGCAAGGCCGCCAGCGAGATCGTGGTCGCCAGTTATCGCGATGCCTTTTTGCGCGCCCAAGGTGTGGCCATTGCCACGGCCCGCGCCGGCAACGTCATCGGCGGTGGTGACTGGTCTGAGGATCGGCTCATTCCGGACGCGATGCGCGCGTGGTTTTCTGGAAAGCCCCTTCTGGTACGTCGGCCCAATGCCATCCGCCCGTGGCAGCATGTGCTCGAGCCCCTGTATGGCTATCTCGTCCTGGCCGAAAAGCTCTGGGCGCAGCCGGAACTGGCCGGGGCCTACAATTTCGGTCCGGATCCCATCGAGGCGGCGACGGTCCGGGAAGTGGTCGAGCAGGCTAGGCAGGTTTTCGGTGCGGCAGAAGTGCAATACGCCAGCTCGCCGGAAGGGCCCCATGAGGCCCACTGGCTGGCGCTGGAGACCGCCAAGGCGCGCACGCTCCTCAAGGTCAAGCCCAGGTGGAACCTCACTCAGGCCATCGAGCGGACCGTGTCGTGGTACAAGGCCGTGAGTCGGGGGGCGATGCGCGTGCCTTGTGCCTTGCCGCCATCGCCGACTATCAGCATGACGCCAGTCAAGCCGGCGAGGGCGCGCCATGAACCACTTGACCATCACGTCCACGCCCCTGGCAGGGCTTGCGATCCTTGAGCGTCATACCCTTGGGGATGCGCGCGGCTACTTTGAGCGGCTTTTCTGCAGCGATGAGCTGCAAGCCTTGCTGGCCGGCCGAACCATCGTGCAAATCAACCACAGCTTCACAGCCCAGGCAGGGACCGTGCGCGGGCTTCACTTCCAGTATCCCCCCCATGCCGAGATGAAATTTGTGCACTGCCTGCGCGGGGAAGTCTTTGATGTGGCCGTGGACCTTCGGAAAGGCTCGCCCACGCTTCTTCAGTGGCATGCAGAGGTGCTCAGCGCCGATAACCACAAAACCCTCGTGATCCCCGAAGGGTTTGCCCACGGCTTTCAGACCCTGACCAATGATTGTGAAATGCTCTACCTCCATACCGCGCCCTACCATCCCGAGGCTGAAGGCGGTCTTCATCCGCTTGACCCTCGCCTGAATGTCGGCTGGCCGCTACCGGTTTCGCAGCTCTCCGAGCGCGATGCCAGCCACCCATGGATCAATGACGCCTTCGAGGGGCTTGTCCTATGAACTGCCGTCACTGTAACGCACCCCTTGAGCTTGTACTCATCGACCTGGGGACGCAGCCCCCATCCAATGCTTATCTTGGCGCCGAAGCCCTGCGCATGCCGGAGCGCTGGTATCCGCTGCGTGTACTCGTCTGCGAGCAATGCTGGCTTGTGCAGACAGAAGACTTTGCGCAACCTCAAGAGCTCTTCAGCCCCGATTACGCCTATTTCAGCGGCTACTCCTCCTCATGGCTTGCCCATTGCGCGCGCTTCGTGGGGGAGGCCGTCCAGCGTTTCGGGCTGGGCCCCGACAGCCATGTGGTGGAAGTGGCCGCCAATGATGGCTACCTGCTCCAGTTCGTTCAGGCGCGGGGCATTCCCTGCCTGGGCATCGAACCCACTGCCAGCACTGCAGCCGCCGCACGGGCCAAGGGCATTGCCATCGTCCAGGATTTCTTCGGCGTCCGGCTGGCGCAGCTGCTCGCCAGTGAGGGCAGACAGGCCGATCTCATGATTGCCAACAATGTGCTGGCCCACGTGCCCGACATCAACGATTTTGTTGCCGGCTTTACCATTTTGCTCAAGCCCCAGGGTGTCGCCACCTTCGAGTTTCCACACCTTCTGCGGCTCTTGGCCGAAGTGCAATTCGACACGATCTATCATGAACATTTCTCCTACCTCTCGCTGACCGCGGTGGAGCATATTTTCACTCGCGCCGGCCTGACGATATTCGATGTCGAAGCCCTGCCCACCCACGGCGGCAGTCTGCGCATCTATGCCCAGCGCGCCGATACAGGTAAACAGCCCATCAGTGACCGTGTCGATGCCCTGCTTGAGGAAGAGCGCGCCGCCGGGCTGACCCAGCGTGCGACCTACAGCGGCTTTCAGGAACGTGCGGAGCGCATCAAGGACGACTTCCTTGAGTTCTTGCTCACCGCCAAACGGGAAGGTAAACGCGTCGCTGCCTATGGCGCGGCGGCCAAGGGCAACACGCTTCTCAACTTTGCTGGCGTCAAGCCCGATCTCCTGCCGTTTGTGGTGGACAAAAACCCGGCCAAACAGGGCAAATATCTCCCGGGAAGCCGCATTCCCATCGTCAGTGAAGAAAAACTCAAGGAAACCCAACCCGACTATATCGTGATCCTGCCCTGGAACTTGCGCGAGGAGATCATGGCGCAGCTGGCTTATGTGCAGGCATGGGGGGGACAATTCGTCATCGCTGTGCCAGCGCTTGAAGTGTCAAAGGGTAAGATGACATGAGGGTGTTGCTGACCGGAGCCAGTGGATTTATCGGC
Proteins encoded in this window:
- a CDS encoding peptidylprolyl isomerase; the protein is MKSSPLEGDRPVRYTEGRQSWEEMVKRRKRWFALLVILLLWLGTFLLPPLAIALPVEPPLIAALPQGNAITDPKALLRWALPIDNPTVRELQKDLEQISFWVRGKQWSKIASNISKAKTIIRDRADELLQRIPAEKQEAAKTLLAELETSLDTLQEAAKAKDRSQLLPAKAAALDKVGELEAMMVQNFSYTPPKGYEHLPRLLGRATVEMETSKGKLTIVVDGYSAPLTAGNFVDLVQRHFYDGLPFTRAEESYVLQAGDPPGPEVGFIDPKTNQYRAIPLEILVEGDKYPLYGITLEDAGRYLDHPVLPFSAYGTVALARPNDDPNGGSSQFFFLLFEPELTPAGLNLLDGRYAVFGYVVEGEETLRQLRQGDKILSAKVVDGLEHLVQPT
- the rfbC gene encoding dTDP-4-dehydrorhamnose 3,5-epimerase; this encodes MNHLTITSTPLAGLAILERHTLGDARGYFERLFCSDELQALLAGRTIVQINHSFTAQAGTVRGLHFQYPPHAEMKFVHCLRGEVFDVAVDLRKGSPTLLQWHAEVLSADNHKTLVIPEGFAHGFQTLTNDCEMLYLHTAPYHPEAEGGLHPLDPRLNVGWPLPVSQLSERDASHPWINDAFEGLVL
- a CDS encoding class I SAM-dependent methyltransferase, giving the protein MNCRHCNAPLELVLIDLGTQPPSNAYLGAEALRMPERWYPLRVLVCEQCWLVQTEDFAQPQELFSPDYAYFSGYSSSWLAHCARFVGEAVQRFGLGPDSHVVEVAANDGYLLQFVQARGIPCLGIEPTASTAAAARAKGIAIVQDFFGVRLAQLLASEGRQADLMIANNVLAHVPDINDFVAGFTILLKPQGVATFEFPHLLRLLAEVQFDTIYHEHFSYLSLTAVEHIFTRAGLTIFDVEALPTHGGSLRIYAQRADTGKQPISDRVDALLEEERAAGLTQRATYSGFQERAERIKDDFLEFLLTAKREGKRVAAYGAAAKGNTLLNFAGVKPDLLPFVVDKNPAKQGKYLPGSRIPIVSEEKLKETQPDYIVILPWNLREEIMAQLAYVQAWGGQFVIAVPALEVSKGKMT
- the rfbF gene encoding glucose-1-phosphate cytidylyltransferase gives rise to the protein MKAVILAGGLGTRISEETHLKPKPMIEIGGRPILWHIMKIYAAHGVNDFVICCGYKGYLIKEYFANYFLHMSDVTFDMTHNTMEVHKRQAEPWRVTLVDTGEQTLTGGRLKRVAAYVENEKAFCFTYGDGLADIDLTQEIAFHLRHGKLATVAAVQPPGRYGALQMEGNRVCGFTEKPRGDGGYINGGFFILSPKCLDLIAGDQTSFEGEPLAQLAQMGELVAFVHEGFWQPMDTLRDKNHLEELWNSGKAPWKIWE
- a CDS encoding glycosyltransferase family 2 protein, which encodes MNNQPKLLDPLSIAPTRPKPRLSIGMPVYNGAKFIRDALNSLLGQSFTDFELIISDNASTDETEAICREYAAKDSRIRYIRQTHNMGAAANFKYVLDQAVAEYFMWATADDVWDRDWIAALLPIAVENSCLAFGSIRTIDEVGNLISHPASNGTFTYSGSKLLRRLKYALEPNFLGKANPIYGIFPKKVISDDAMNILSSGLYAADTHFLYYILGKCNIKSTKEVFLYKRIHNLCSGNQEYSDLDRAVANLRGYGVQSSILERILLVSLLPVAPRLYGMFVQVKRYIAILKTRCF